In Oceanispirochaeta sp., the DNA window AGGCCGGGGATTCCTGACCAACCATGCGGGGGGCATCACCGGTGGAATATCCACAGGCCAGGAAATCATCTTCAGGGCAGCGGTTAAGCCAACGGCTTCCATCTCCGCTCTGCAGCATACAGTGGATGTGACGGGAAAAGAAACAGAGATACGGACAGAAGGAAGGCATGACCCGATCATATGCCCCCGCATCATCCCCGTAATGGAAGCGATGACGGCCATAGTCCTTGTAGACCATTTGTTGAGACAGAGAGCCCAGAAGAGCTTTCAGATGAGCTGAATGGCTACTTTCATTCTAATTGAGCCGTCACAATGAGGGGAAGTTGTCCAGATCCGGCGGAAACTTCCTGATAACTGCCATAGGTATCCCACTCTGCATAACCTGACATGCTTAAGGCGGCCATCAGGGTTTCGGGCATCATTGGATAGTGAAGAATGCTGTTTTCAAAGAGCCGGCCTGTTTTTTTTTCTTCCAGTTCTGTCACAAAAGAGAGCATACCATCGCTGGCACCGGGTTCATAATGCCGCTTGAACCGGCAGTGCTCGGTTTCTATAAGGGGAAAAGTCATTCCCTCATCCAGAATATTAGTATAATTCAAAATCTGCAGTATAAGAGTCCCTCTGGTGTTCAACAATTTTGCCGCATCCTGAAGAAACTGAAACTGCAGGTTAAAGGGGATATGGATCAGGGTATTCCCCAAACAGATCACTGCGTCAAAGCACTCCAGGGAATACAGCTGGGTCATATCAGTCAGATTCCCCGGTTTGAACACGGGGTTCTCATCCTTTTCAATCCCGGTAAGCTCTTCAGCAAGTCTGATATCTGCCTCATAAATCATAGACTCATCCAGATCAAAACCTTTCGCCTGAATTCCCTGTTGTCTGAGCTGCCGGACCATTCCTCCGGTACCGCAGCCCGCATCAAGGAGACTGGATTCAGAAGGGACTCTTTTCATTACAAAGTCCAGACTTTCTATAGACAGGGGAAATATTTCTTCATAATATTTTGAAAGGATTGAATAAAAGTCCATGATGTACCTCAAGCAAAAATATACAGCAGCATACAAAAAAAACCGCCCTGTAAGGACGGCTTTTTTTAATAACACTCTATGAATTCATCAGTCGTTGGGAGAAAAATCAGATTTTTCGGCTCCGCAGAGGGGACAGACCCAATCTTCGGGAATGTCTTTGAATTCTGTTCCGGCAGCGATACCATTATCAGTATCGCCTTCTGCAGGATCGTAAATATAGCCGCAAACATCGCATACATATTTCATGTTGTAACCTCCAAAACCTCATTATC includes these proteins:
- the rd gene encoding rubredoxin — translated: MKYVCDVCGYIYDPAEGDTDNGIAAGTEFKDIPEDWVCPLCGAEKSDFSPND
- a CDS encoding methyltransferase domain-containing protein, encoding MDFYSILSKYYEEIFPLSIESLDFVMKRVPSESSLLDAGCGTGGMVRQLRQQGIQAKGFDLDESMIYEADIRLAEELTGIEKDENPVFKPGNLTDMTQLYSLECFDAVICLGNTLIHIPFNLQFQFLQDAAKLLNTRGTLILQILNYTNILDEGMTFPLIETEHCRFKRHYEPGASDGMLSFVTELEEKKTGRLFENSILHYPMMPETLMAALSMSGYAEWDTYGSYQEVSAGSGQLPLIVTAQLE